The window GCGCCGCTCCGTCACGAGGGCGGTCGCGACCGAGATGCCGACCGCGCCCCCCACGTTGCGGAACATGGAGAACAGCGCCGCCCCGTCCGAGCGGTACTTCTGCGGCAGCGTCAGGTACGCGATGGTCGAGATCGGAACGAACAGGAAGCCCAGCGCCGCCGTCTGGAACGAGCGCATCTTCACCAGCGTCCAATAGTCGATGGTGACCGTCAGGCGGCTCGAATACATGAGCGCGAAGCCCATGATGGTGAAGCCCGTCATCACGATGTAGCGCGTCGGCACGACCTTCATCAGCCGCCCGACGATGGGGATCAGCATGATGACGACGATGCCGCCCGGCGACAGGATGAGGCCCGACAGCAGCGCCGTGTAGCCGAGCTGCTGCTGTGAGAACTGCGGGATCAGCACCGCGGAGGCGTACAGGATCATGCCCATGGCGGCGATCAGCACGCAGCCCATGGCGAAGTTCTTGTCGGTGAACACGTCGAGGTTGATGATCGGCTTCTTGGCGGTCAGCAGCCAGCAGATGGCCCCGAAGATGCCGATGAAGGCCAGCACCGACATGATGACGATGAAGCGCGAGCCGAACCAGTCGTCGTCCTCGCCGCGGTCGAGCGCGATCTGCATGCAGCCGAGGCCGAGGCTGATCAGCGCGAGGCCGACGTAGTCGATGCCGCGACTCTTCTTGGCGCTCTTCTCCTTCTCCCACGGCGGGTCCTCGACCAGGACGAAGTTGGCGAACACCGCCACGGCGCCAAAGGGGATATTGACGAAGAAGATCCAGCGCCAGTCGAGGTGCTCGATGAGGTAGCCGCCGAGCGTCGGCCCGAGCACCGGCGCCACGATGGTGGCGATGGCCGTCACCGCGAAGGCGGCGCTGCGCTTCGCGGGCGGGAAGGTGTCGAGGATGATGGCCTGCTGGTTCGGCTGCAGCCCCCCGCCGAAGAAGCCCTGGAAGGCGCGGAAGATCACGAGCTGCCCGAGGCTCTGTGAGATGCCGCACAGGAACGAGAACACCGTGAACATCGTCAGGCAGATGATGAAGTAGCGCTTGCGCCCGATCGTGTCCGACAGCCAGCCCGCGATGGTGAGCACGATGCCGTTGGCGACGAGGTAGGAGGTCAGCGCGTAGGTGGCCTCGTCGGACGAGGCCGCGAGCGTGCCGGCGATGTAGGGCAGCGCCACGTTGACGATGGTGGTGTCCAGGATCTCCATGAAGGCCGCCAGCGTCACCGCCAGCGCGATGAGCCAGGGATTGTAGGAGGGCTTCCAGCCGCCCGCGGCGCCGGCGTCGCTCATTTGAGGATCACCGTCGGCTCGCAGCTGAGGCCCAGCGGCACCGGGATCTTGGGGTCGAGGCCGGAGTCGATCACGATCTTGACCGGCACGCGCTGCACGATCTTGACGAAGTTGCCGGTGGCGTTCTCGGCCGGGAAGGCGGAGAACTTCGAGCCCGAGCCCTTCTGGATCGAGTCGACGTGGCCCGTCAGCTTGAGGTTCGGATAGGCGTCGATCGAGATGGTCGCGGTGGCGCCCTGCACCATGCCGTCGAGCTCCGTCTCCTTGTAGTTGGCCGTCACCCACAGGTCGGGCGTCACCAGCGACATGATCTGCGTGCCGGAGGTGACGTAGTTGCCGGCGTCGACGTTGCGGCGGGTCACCCAGCCGTCCTGGGCGGCGCGCACCACGGTGAATTCGAGGTTGAGCTCGGCGTTGTCGAGCTGTGCCTGCGCCTGCTCGGCCTGGCCCTGGAGCTGGTCGACCTGCTGCTGCGACTGGCCGATGTTCTGCTGCACGGGCTCGGCCTGCGTCACGCGCGCCTGGGCCTGCGCCACCGAGGCTTCGGCCTGCTGCTGGCCCGCCTGGGTCGTGTCGACCTCCTGCTGGGTCGTGGCCTGCTTGGGCAGGTTGATCTGGCGGCGGTTGTTCGACTCCTGCAGCGTCAGGTTCGCCTTGGCGGACAGGAGGTTCGCCTGGGCGAGCTGCAGCGCCGCCGGGAAGTTCTTCTTGGCGATCTCGACGCCGAGCTTCTGCTGCTGGATCTGCGCCTTCAGCGCGTCGAGGTTGCCCCTGGCCTGGTCGCGCGAATAGGTGAAGGGGCGCGGGTCGATGTGGATCAGCGGATCGCCCTTGTGGACGAACTGGTTGTCGACCACGTCGAGCGACACGACCTGACCCGACACGCGCGGCGCCACGGCCACGACGTAGCCGTCCGTGTAGGCGTCGTCGGTCTCCGCCTTCCCCTTGTGGGAGAAGTAGTAGTAGACGAAGAATCCGATCAGCAGCACCGCCGCCGCCACGGCGATGGTGATGATCAGCGGGCGGCGGCTCTTGCGGCGCTTCTGCGACTCGTCCTCGCCGTCATCGCCCTTCTGGCCGCCCTTCGCGTCCTCGCCCTTCTTGTCCTTGTCGGCGGCCTTCTTGTCGCCGCGGTCCCCGTCCTTGCGGTCGTCCTGATCGTCCCCGTCGTCGTCCGACGCGTCGCGCTTCCTGCGGTCGTCCCGGCGGGGCGCCTCGTCGCGCCGCTCGCTCCGGCGGTCGTCGTCGCGGTCCCGGCCGCGGTTCCCGCCGCGCCGTGAGCGGTCGTCGCCCTCGTCCTGGTCGTCGTCCCGGTCCTCGTCGAGGTCGCGCGCGTGCTCGGCGCCGCGGCCGCCCGAGCGGCGGTCGCCGTTGCGGCCGTTCCCGCGGCCGATCTCCAGCACGTCCCGCCGGGCGCGGCGGCGGGGCGGTGCGCGGTCGTCGTCCTGCGCGTGGGCCTCGTCGGCGTCGCTCGGGGTCATCGTGGGTCTTCCAGGGGGCAGTCTCGCCGGCCGGCGAGGCTAGGCGCCGCCGACGGCCACTTGTAGGCTGGGACGCGCGTAACCGAACCGGCGGGTTCGGATATAAGGCGAGCGGATGGGTGCGAAGTCAAGCGACCCCACGGGCCTGTCCCACAATGATCCAACCCCTGTGCCCCGCGGGGCACGCCGGCGCGAGGAGATCGTGGCCGTGGCCGAGGCCGTGTTCCTGGCGCAGGGCTTCGCCGAGACCACGATGCGCGATGTCGCGGCGCGGGCCGGCGCCTCCAAGGAGACGCTGTACCGGCACTTCGCCGGCAAGGAGGGGCTCTTCGCCGAGGTGGTGAGCAACCGCGCGCGGCTGCTGCGCGGCCGGCTCGACGCCGACCTCGGACGGCCCAACGCCATGGCCGAGATCCTGCGCGACCTCGGGATCAACCTGCTCGAAGCCATGACCAGCCCGGAGGTGACGGCGCTGCTGCGGCTCGTGGTGGCGGAGGCGCCCCGCGACCCCGCCATCGGCCGCATCTTCTACGCGCTGGGGCCCGAGCGCACGCGGGAGCGGCTGACCGAATACCTCGAAGCGGCGCGGGGGCGCGGCGAGTTCGGCGGCCGGGACGCGGGCCTGGCCGCCAGCATCTTCCTCGGCGCCGTGACGTCGCAGTGCCACACGTCGCGGCTCGTGCTGCAGGACCCGCCGCCGATGGAGCGGGCCGAGATCGAGGAGCGCGTCGACGAGGTCGTGGCCATGTTCGTCGGGCACTACGGGGCGCGGTGACGCGGCAGCCGGGCCACCTGGATCTTCAACGGGAGCGCGACATATGCCCTTCGCTTCAGTTCAGATCGCGAGACGCCCGCATGGTCCGACCCGTCCTCCTCGCCAGCTTCGCCGTCGCGGCCTGCCTCCGCCCGGCCTCGGCCGAGACCGTCGTGAAGGGGCCGGGCGATCTGTCGATCAACTGCGACGACTTCCGCCTGTACCCGAACGGCACCATCGAGGCGGACAAGGACGCGACCCTGGTCTATCCCGACAAGAAGGGCTCCTTCGCGGACGCCACCTTCGGCCCCAAGGTGTATTCGTCGGGCGGCATCGACCTCGGCGAATGGGTCAACAAAAGTTGCAAGAAGTGACGCGAAACATGGGCGTTGCGCGGATGGGCGGGCGGGTCTAATTTCACTCGCAAGACGTGCAATCGTCGGGTCGAACCTCAGTCGCCTCGCTGACCACTCGCCCTACCCGGGAAAGCGGATCTCGTCAGCACCGCCCGCCGTTTCGGCGGTCCGCCGCCGACCGTCGCCCGCCCTGTCCCGCTTCCACCGAGCGACCGTCGCGCCCCATCCCTCCGGATCCGAGGTGCGATCCATGTCCCTGTCCATGCCGTCCAGCCTCGCCGGGCGCCTGCCCGCCGCCGTCCCGGTCCGCGCCGTCACGGTCGACGACATCCGCGCGGCGCTCCGCGCCGGCCTCGCCGACTTCATGGCCATGCCGACGCACGTGATCTTCCTCGTGGTGATCTACCCCGTGATCGGCATGATCATCGCCCGCCTCACGGTGGACGGCGACCTGCTGCCGCTGGCCTATCCGCTGTCGGCCGGCTTCGCCCTTCTCGGCCCCTTCGCGGCGCTGGGCACCTACGAGCTGAGCCGGCGGCGGGAGCGCGGCGAGGCGCCGACCTGGCACGACGCGCTCGACGCCCTGCGCCGGCCGGGCGCGCCCGCCATCGCGGCGCTGGCGCTGGTGCAGCTCGGCATCTTCGTGGCCTGGATCGCCACCGCGCAGCTCCTGTTCACGGCGCTGGCCGGCGACCAGCACCCGCAGTCGGTCGGCGACCTGCTCCGCTTCGCCTTCGGCACGCCGGCCGGCTGGACCCTGGTGGTGCTCGGCAACGGGCTCGGCGCGCTCTTCGCCGCCCTGGCCTTCGCGCTGGCCGTGGTGTCGCTGCCGCTGCTGCTCGACCGGGGCGGCACCGCGACGGATGCCGTGCGGACCTCGCTCCGCGCCGTGCGGGCCAGCCCCGGCCCGATGGCGCTGTGGGGCTTCATCGTGGCGGCGGTGCTGTTCGTGGGCTGCCTGCCCGTCTTCGTCGGGCTGGCGGTGGCGCTGCCGGTGCTCGGCCACGCCACCTGGCACCTGTACCGCCGCGCCGTGCCGGCGGCCTGATCAGGCGTCCACCCTCTGGACCCGGGCGGGGTCGACCCTGCCCTGGGGCACCATCACCACGGCGCGGCGGAAGGCGTTCTCCAGCGCCCGCTCGACGTTGGTGGCGCTGGTGCGCACCGAACTCTCCATGGCGACGTCGCCGATCTCGACCCAGTCGCGGCCGACGCGGACGTCGAGCCGCCGCTCGCCCAGCGTCGCCGAGGTCAGCGTCGCGTGGAACAGCGAGCGCTCGGTGAGGTCGTCGGTCTGCGTCGGCGAGAAGTCGATCAGCCAGCCGCTGTGGCGGAGGCGGTTGTCGCGCGCCGCGAGGCCGGACAGGCGCGCCTTGAGGTCCGCGATGAAGTTCGCGTCGCGGATCTGGAGGCGGCCCGCATAGGTCGCGCGCCCCTGGTGCTCGCCGAAGATGCGGATGAACTTGGTGGCGTCGTCCACGTCGATGCTCCGTTGGAGGTCAGGAAGGATCGGGCCGTCCGGCCGCGGGCTACTTGGCGGCCGAGGTGCCGCCCGCGGGGTTGAAGGCCGGGAAGTATTCGTGGCTCGCGAAGAGCAGCGCCGCGATCGCCACGATGAGGATGACCAGGATGTAGCCCGCCCCGCCGCCGATTCTGTTGATCATCCCGCCCTCCGCCCCTCGCTCGTGCCCGGTGGCGGCCAACGCGCCGCGCGGCGGGGAGTTGCGGGCCCGCGTCACCGGGTGATCGGCGGCGCGCCGGCGGGCACCGGCAGGGTCGGGAACAGGGCGTGGTCCAGGAGGAGCCACAGCAGGATCGCGAGCGCGACCACGCCCACGACATACCAGATGCGTCGGTCGACGGACGTCATGGCGAGCCTCCCCGTGGTCCCGGAATCGCAACGCCGGGGCGGGAGAGTCGATCCGTCGGGCGGCCGGTTTCGTCCGGCGGCGCAACGGCCCGGGGGAGGGGCCGGCCGGGGGGCGGGTTCAGCCGAGGTCGGCGCGCGGCCCCGTCTCGCCGCTGACGTCCATCATGAGGCGGTAGACGATGCCACCGGCCTCGTCCCTCGCGACGCAGGCGATGATGGTCCGCCCGACCGTGGGGGACCCGTAGAACAGGTCGAAGGTGAGTTTTCGCGCCTCGTCGATCACCTCGTGGACGCTCGCGAGCGTGGTCCCGTCGTCGTCGCGGTACACGCGGTCGCCGTCGTCGGTGTCGAAGAAGTAGCGAGGCAACCGGCGATCTCCTTCGGCCACGGCCCGGGGAGCACAGCGGTTAGAGGGTCGGGCGGAATCGCGCATTCACCTATGTGGCCCGAGGGCGGGACCGGCCACGTTCGAGGCACCGCGGGGGGAGGCGGCCCGATGCGCCATGGCGCTCCGCGCGCCGCCCCTGTAGGAAAGTGCGATGCTGTCGTCCGCGCCGCCCGCCCCCGCCCCGTCCTGGCGCCGGGAGATCGGGGCCTGCGCGGCGCTGGGCCTGCCGCTCGTCGTCACCAACGCCATCGAGATGGCGATCAACCTCACGGACGCGGCCTTCGTGGGCCGCATCGCCCCCGAGGCGCTGGCCGCCGTGACCCTGGCGATGGCGCTCTACAACGTGGCGCTGACCTTCGGCATCGGGCTCACGGCCGCCGTGTCGCCGCTGATCTCCGCCGAGCTCGGCCGCACCGGCGAGCGCGGGCCCGCGGCGCGGCGCGTGGTGCAGGGCGGGCTGTGGAACGCCGCGGCGATCGTCGGGCCGATGTGGCTCCTGCTGTGGGGGGCGGAGCCGGTCTTCCGCGCGCTCGGCCAGGAGCCCGCGCTGGCGCGCGCCGCGGCGGGCTACCTCCACACCCTGCAGTGGGGGCTGCTGCCGGTGCTGGTCTACCTCGTGCTGCGCTCCATGCTGGCCGCGGTGGAGCGCCCGCGCTGGGCGGTGATGACGGGCGCGCTCGGCATCGTCGTCAACGCGGGCCTGAACTGGGGCCTGATCGGCGGGCATCTCGGCCTGCCGGCCCTGGGGATGGAGGGGTCGGCGCTGGCCACGGCCCTGTCCAACCTGTTCATGGCGGCGGTGCTGGCCTCGGCCGTGCTGCGCGACCCACAGCTTCGCGGCCTCCGCCTGCTCCGGGGCCTCGGCCGCCCGCCGCTGCCCGCCTGCGGGGCGCTGTGGCGGCTCGGCCTGCCGATCGGCATCGGCATCGTGCTGGAGACGGGCGCCTTCGCAGCCACGACGGCGCTGGTCGGCGCCCACGACCCCTCGGCTCTGCCCGCCCACGCGATCGCGCTGCAGGTCGCGTCCTTCGCCTTCATGGTGCCGCTCGGCATCGCCCAGGCGGTGTCGGTGCGGGTCGGCCGCGCGGCCGGCGCGCGCGATCGCGGCGCCGCGGCCCGCGCCGGATGGTCGGGCCTCATGCTCGGCGTCGGCGCCATGGCGGTCACGGCGTCCCTCATGCTCGCGGTGCCGGGGCCGATCATCGGGCTGTTCCTCGATCCCGCGGAGCCCGGAGCCGCCGCGGTCGTCCGCACCGCGACGCTGCTGCTCGCGCTGGCGGGCGCGTTCCAGATCGCCGACGGCGCCCAGGTGGTGCTGGCCGGCATGCTGCGCGGCCTGCAGGACACGCGCGCCCCCATGGTCATCGCCGCGCTCGGCTACTGGTGCTTCGGCGTGCCGGTCGCGGCCCTGCTGGCGCCGCGCTACGCCGCGCCCGGCGTGTGGGTGGGCCTGGTGGCGGGGCTCTTCGCGGTGGCCGCGATGCTGCTGGGCCGCTGGCGCTCCCGGCTGCGGCCGGGCGGGATCTGACGCGTTCGGAGGAGCGGCGGGCGGCCGCGCACCGGGCGGCCACGTCCCCCCGGGTGCCGGGGCCGCCCCGGCCGGCTACGCCGCCGCGGCCGGCGCCTTCTCCCATTCCTCGCCCCACACCTGCACGACGTGGCCGGGCGACACCTCGCGGTACTGGCGCTCGGGCGGCAGGTAGTCGAGGCCGCGGATGGGGTTGCGGATCTCGTCGACCGCGAGCGCCGCGCGGGCGCCCCGGCGCGCGGGGTCGGGCACCGGCACCGCCGCCAGCAGGCGCCGCGTGTAGGGGTGCTGCGGTGCGCCGAAGACGGCCGCGCGCGGGCCCATCTCGACGATCTCGCCGAGGTACATCACCGCCACGCGGTGGCTCACGCGCTCCACCACGGCCATGTCGTGGGAGATGAACAGGAAGGCGAGGCCCAGGCTCGCCTGCAGCTCCAGCATCAGGTTCACCACCTGCGCCTTCACCGACACGTCGAGGGCCGACACGCTCTCGTCCGCCACGATCAGCTTCGGCCGCACCGCCAGGGCGCGCGCGATGCAGACGCGCTGGCGCTGCCCGCCCGAGAACTCGTGCGGGAAGCGCCCCGCCATGTCGGGGCTGAGGCCGACGCGGGTGAGGAGGTCGGCGGTGCGCTCCCTCGCCTCGGCCCGGGTGCCGAGGCGGTTGAGGAGGATCGGCTCCGCGATGGCCTTGCCCACCGTCATGCGGGGGTCGAGCGAGGCGAAGGGGTCCTGGAAGATCATCTGCATGCCCTTGCGCCGCTCGCGCAGGGCGGCGGGGCCGAGCTTCAGCACGTCGTCGCCGTCGAACAGCACCGTGCCGGCCTGCGGCTCGATCAGCCGCAGCACCGAGCGCCCGGTCGTGGACTTGCCGCAGCCGGACTCGCCGACGAGCGACAGCGTTTCCCCGGCGCGGAGGTCGAAGGACACGTTCTCGACCGCGTGGACGCGGCCGCGGGCGCGGCCGAGGAGCCCGCCGCGGATGTCGAAGCGCGTGGTGAGGCCGCTCACCTGCAGGAGCGGCCGCTCCGTCCCCGCGACCTGGGCGGCCGACACGGCGTCGGGCAGGGCGGGGGGCACGTCGACCGCGCCCGTGGTGGTCGACACGATGGGGAAGCGCGTGGGGCGCGGCTCGCCCGCCATGGCGCCGAGCTTCGGCACGGAGGACAGCAGCGCCCGCGTGTAGGGGTGTTCGGCGCCGCGGAAGATCGCGGCCGTGTCGCCGCTCTCGACCGCGCGGCCGTGGCGCATCACCACCGTGCGGTCGGCGATCTCGGCCACCACCCCCATGTCGTGGGTGATGAACAGCACCGCCATGCCCTCCTGGTCCTGCAGGGACTTCAGGAGGTCGAGGATCTGCGCCTGCACGGTGACGTCGAGCGCCGTGGTGGGCTCGTCGGCGATGAGCAGCTTCGGCCGGCAGGCCAGCGCCATGGCGATGACGACGCGCTGGCGCATGCCGCCCGAGAAGCGGTGCGGGTAGTCGTTGAGGCGCGAGCGGGCCGCCGGGATGCGAACGCGGTCGAGCAGGCGGACGGCCTCGGCCTCGGCGGCCTCACGGCTCATGCCCCGGTGCAGCATCAGGCTTTCGGCGACCTGGAAGCCGATCGTCAGCACCGGGTTCAGGCTCGTCATGGGCTCCTGGAACACCATGGCGATGGCGTCGCCCCGCACCTTGCGCATCTCGGCCTCGGGCAGGGCCAGCAGGTCGCGGCCCTCGAACAGCACGCGCCCGCCGCTGCGGCTGGAGCCCTGCGGGGTGAGGCGCATCACCGACAGGGCGCTGACGCTCTTGCCCGAGCCGGATTCGCCGACCAGCGCCACCGTCTCGCGCGGGTTCACGGCGAAGGACACGCCGTGAACGACCTCGCGCCAGGCGCCGTCGCGCCGGAAGCTGGTCGTGAGGTTCTGCACGTCGAGGAGGGGTGCGGTCATGGGGGAATCTCGAAGCGGTCTCCTTCTCCCCTCGCGGGAGAAGGTGGCCCCGCGAAGCGGGGTCGGATGAGGGGGCAGGCGGCACGCGTCGGGGTTGCCCCCTCATCCGTCGCGGCTTCGCCGCGACACCTTCTCCCGCGAGGGGAGAAGGGGAGTTTCGCTCAGACCACGCGGCGCGCGTCGAGCGCGTCACGCAGGCCGTCGCCGATGAAGTTGATCGACAGCACGGTCAGGAAGATCGCGAGGCCGGGGAACAGCGCCCAGTGGGTCGCCGTGTCGAGGTGGTCCTTGGCGTCGAACAGGATGCGGCCCCAGGTCGGGATGTCGGGCGGAAAGCCGAGGCCGAGGAAGGACAGCGTCGATTCCGCGATGATGGCGGAGGACACCTCGATGGTGCCGGCCACGATCACGGGCCCCAGCGCGTTCGGCAGAATGTGGCGCAGCACGAGGTGCAGCGTGGTGCCGCCCTGCGAGCGGGCCGCCTCCACGAACTCCTTCTCGCGCAGCGACAGGAACTGCGCGCGCACGAGCCGCGCCACCGGCATCCAGCCGAGGCCGCCGATGACGAGCACGATCATCACGAAGACGCCGCCCTCGACGCCGAACACCCGCTTCAGCGCGTCGCGGAACAGGTAGATGAGCAGCAGCAGCAGCGGCAGCTGCGGCAGGGCGAGGAACAGGTCCGTCACCCACATCAGCACCGGCCCGAGCGCCCCGCGCGACATGCCGGCGAGCGAGCCCACGGTCAGCCCGACGGTGGTCGCCACCAGCATGGCGGCGATGCCGACCGCGAGCGAGATGCGGCCGCCGTAGATCATGCGGGCCAGCAGGTCCTGCCCGAGGTCGTCGGTGCCGAGCGGATGCGCGGCGGACGGGCCCTGCAGCATGGCCGAGAAGTCGATGTCGTCGATCGCGGTCGGCCACAGGAGCGGGCCGAGCACGACGCCGAGCACCAGCGCGGCCAGAACCACCACGCTGACGAGCGCCAGGCGGTGCCGGCTGAAGCGGAACCACACCTCGCCGGCGCCCGAGCGGCGCTTCTCGACCGCCGGCGCGTCCGGCACGGCGGCGGCCAGCGCCGGATAGGCCGAGGCCACCGCCGCCGTGCCGTCCGACACGAGGTGCGACCCGGTCGAGGCGGGGGCCGGGTCGAGGCCGAGATAGGCCGGGTCTCCCTTCACCGCGAGGTCAGCCACCGCGAGGTCAGCCGAAGGAGATGCGGGGGTCGAGCCAGCCATAGAGCAGGTCCGCGATGAGGTTGAACAGGACGACTAGGCAGGCGAAGACGAAGGTGACGGCCATCACGACCGGCGTGTCGTTGCTGAGCATGGCGGTGATGAGCAGCGACCCGATCCCCGGCACGCGGAAGATCTGCTCGGTCACGATGGCGCCGCCGAACACCGCGGGCATCTGCAGCGCCACCAGCGTCACCACGGGGATGAGGCCGTTGCGGGCCACGTGGCGCAGCGTCACCGTGCGGTCCGACAGGCCCTTGGCGCGGGCCGTCGTGACGTAGTCGAGCCGCGCCACGTCGAGCACGGCCGAGCGGACGTAGCGCGTGTAGGAGGCGGCCTGGAAGAAGCCCAGCACGCAGACCGGCATGATGGCCTGCTTCACGTGAAGCCAGTACCAGGCGAAGCCCGTCGCCTGGATGTCCGCGTCGTAGACGAAGGGCAGCCAGTGCAGGTTGATCGAGAAGACCAGGATGAACAGGATGCCGGTGAAGAAGGTCGGCAGCGAGAAGCCCGCGAAGGCCAGCGTGTTGGCGACCTTGTCGAACACCGAGTAGGGCCGCACCGCGGCGACGATGCCGACCGGCACGGCGATCAGCAGCGCCAGCACCTGCGACGAGCCGACCACGAAGATGGTGGTCGGCACGCGGCCGAGGATCAGCCCCGCGACGTCGGTGCGGCTCTGGAACGAGAAGCCCCAGTCGCCCTGCGCCATGGCGACGAGCCAGTGCCAGTAGCGGAACATCACCGGGTCATCGAGGCCGAACTTGGCCCGCAGCGCCATGCGGACCTCGGGCGGCACGCTCGGGTTGGTGGCGAGCTCGCTGAACGGGTCCCCCGGCGCCAGCGCCAGCACCACGAACAGGATCAGGCTGATCCCGAGCAGGCTCGGGATCGCGATGAGGAGGCGGCGGGTCAGGTAGGCGCCCAAGGCTCAGGCCTCCCGGATGGCGGACGGCAGGATCACGCGTCCTTCCACCAGTCGGACACGGCCCACAGGTCGTTGTCCCAGCCGCTGCGGGTCGCGTGCAGCCTGTTGGACAGGCCCGCCACGGAAGCGCGCTGGATGATGGGAAGGACGTTGTCCGTCACCACGATGTCGTTCATCTTGATGAACATCGCGGCGCGCTTGACGGGGTCGAGCTCGACCTTGCTCCCGTTGAACAGGTCGTCGAATTCCTTGTTCGACCAGCGGGAGTAGTTCCAGCCCGACCATTTGTTGCTCTTCTGGGCGATCTCCCATGTCGCATATTGCTTCATCCAGTCGGCCGCGTCGGGCGTGGTCGCCTGGTTCGCGTATTCCTCCATGTCGGCGTAGAAGTGCGCATCCGTGTCGGTGTTGCCCGGATCTCCCGCGAAGAACACCGAGGCCGGGACCGCCTTGAGTTCGATCTCGATGCCGGCCTTGGCGGCGGCCTGCTTGATGATGGCCTGCGTCTTCTGCCGCGGGCCGTTGATCGACGTCTGGAACAGGAAGTGCATCCGGTAGCCGTTCTTGGCGCGGATGCCGTCGGAGCCCTTCGCCCAACCGGCGTCGTCGAGCAGCTTGTTCGCACCCGCGACGTCGAAGGCGTAGCGCGTGTTGGTGGAAGTGTAGCGCGCCGGGCCGTTGACCACGTTGCTCGTGGGCTTGCCGGTGCGGCCGTAGATGTAATCCGAGATCGACTTGCGGTCGACGAGGATGTTCATGGCGCGCCGCACGGCCGGGTCGGAGAAGGCGGGATGCGTCGTCTTCAGCGAGGACCTTTCGCCGTCCACCTCCTTGTTGGGGTCGGTGGCGTTGAGATAGATGAACTCGCAATAGTTGCCGAAGACGGTGTTGACGTGGCCCTTGCCGCCGTCCTCGAGCCGCTTCAACACCTCGTCCTCGACCTGCAGGTTCCATCCGAAGTCGTAGTCGCCCGTCTGCAGCACCGCGCGGGCCGCCGACACGGCATCGCCGCCGCCCTTGAGCTCGACCGTGTCGAAGTAGGGCCGGTTGGGCTTGTGATAGGCCTCGAAGCGCTCGCCCCGCACCGTGTCGCCGGGCCGGAACTCGACGCAGCGGTACGGTCCGGTGCCGATCGGCATCAGGTTGGCGGGCGCGTCGCGCGACTTGCCGCCCATGTAGTCGCTGTAGACGTGTTTGGGCAGGATCAGCCCGTTGCGGCCCACGAAGGCGTCGGCCCAGAACGGGGTCGGACCCGCGAAGACGACCTCGACCGTGAGATCGTCGACCTTTTTCACCGTGATGTCGCGGTAGGTGGCGATCGTGACGCAGGCCGCAGCCGGGTCCTTGATGAACTCCCAGGTGAAGACGAGGTCGTCGGCGGTCAGCGGCTTGCCGTCGTGCCACGTCACGCCGGGCTTGATCTTCCAGGTGACGGACTTGCCGTCGGCCGCCAGCATGCCGTTCTCCTCCGAGGGAACCGCCGTGGCGAGGACCGGCACGAGGTTGCCGTCGTCGTCCCACGCCGCGAGCGGCTCGTAGAAGAGGCGGGAACCCTCCGCGTCCTTGGTGCCCGTGGAGAAGTGCGCGTTCAGCACGGTCGGGCCCTGCCAGAACAACAGCTTCAGCGGCCCGCCGCCGCCCGCCTTGGTGGGCTTGTAGGGATCACCCGCCGTCGCGGCGCTGGCCGTGCCGGCACCGCCCAGCATGGCGCCGGCCATCGG is drawn from Lichenibacterium dinghuense and contains these coding sequences:
- a CDS encoding DHA2 family efflux MFS transporter permease subunit produces the protein MSDAGAAGGWKPSYNPWLIALAVTLAAFMEILDTTIVNVALPYIAGTLAASSDEATYALTSYLVANGIVLTIAGWLSDTIGRKRYFIICLTMFTVFSFLCGISQSLGQLVIFRAFQGFFGGGLQPNQQAIILDTFPPAKRSAAFAVTAIATIVAPVLGPTLGGYLIEHLDWRWIFFVNIPFGAVAVFANFVLVEDPPWEKEKSAKKSRGIDYVGLALISLGLGCMQIALDRGEDDDWFGSRFIVIMSVLAFIGIFGAICWLLTAKKPIINLDVFTDKNFAMGCVLIAAMGMILYASAVLIPQFSQQQLGYTALLSGLILSPGGIVVIMLIPIVGRLMKVVPTRYIVMTGFTIMGFALMYSSRLTVTIDYWTLVKMRSFQTAALGFLFVPISTIAYLTLPQKYRSDGAALFSMFRNVGGAVGISVATALVTERRQADQAHLSKFMTPLNQGYNELIQKSEATLRTLGRAAGSVHDQAVSHTYQMYMQQAAVLAYNNVFQYSAVVAFMVVPLCFFISKKTAAGGGGGGH
- a CDS encoding HlyD family secretion protein gives rise to the protein MTPSDADEAHAQDDDRAPPRRRARRDVLEIGRGNGRNGDRRSGGRGAEHARDLDEDRDDDQDEGDDRSRRGGNRGRDRDDDRRSERRDEAPRRDDRRKRDASDDDGDDQDDRKDGDRGDKKAADKDKKGEDAKGGQKGDDGEDESQKRRKSRRPLIITIAVAAAVLLIGFFVYYYFSHKGKAETDDAYTDGYVVAVAPRVSGQVVSLDVVDNQFVHKGDPLIHIDPRPFTYSRDQARGNLDALKAQIQQQKLGVEIAKKNFPAALQLAQANLLSAKANLTLQESNNRRQINLPKQATTQQEVDTTQAGQQQAEASVAQAQARVTQAEPVQQNIGQSQQQVDQLQGQAEQAQAQLDNAELNLEFTVVRAAQDGWVTRRNVDAGNYVTSGTQIMSLVTPDLWVTANYKETELDGMVQGATATISIDAYPNLKLTGHVDSIQKGSGSKFSAFPAENATGNFVKIVQRVPVKIVIDSGLDPKIPVPLGLSCEPTVILK
- a CDS encoding TetR/AcrR family transcriptional regulator; amino-acid sequence: MAEAVFLAQGFAETTMRDVAARAGASKETLYRHFAGKEGLFAEVVSNRARLLRGRLDADLGRPNAMAEILRDLGINLLEAMTSPEVTALLRLVVAEAPRDPAIGRIFYALGPERTRERLTEYLEAARGRGEFGGRDAGLAASIFLGAVTSQCHTSRLVLQDPPPMERAEIEERVDEVVAMFVGHYGAR
- a CDS encoding DUF2189 domain-containing protein; this encodes MSLSMPSSLAGRLPAAVPVRAVTVDDIRAALRAGLADFMAMPTHVIFLVVIYPVIGMIIARLTVDGDLLPLAYPLSAGFALLGPFAALGTYELSRRRERGEAPTWHDALDALRRPGAPAIAALALVQLGIFVAWIATAQLLFTALAGDQHPQSVGDLLRFAFGTPAGWTLVVLGNGLGALFAALAFALAVVSLPLLLDRGGTATDAVRTSLRAVRASPGPMALWGFIVAAVLFVGCLPVFVGLAVALPVLGHATWHLYRRAVPAA
- a CDS encoding DUF6894 family protein, whose amino-acid sequence is MPRYFFDTDDGDRVYRDDDGTTLASVHEVIDEARKLTFDLFYGSPTVGRTIIACVARDEAGGIVYRLMMDVSGETGPRADLG
- a CDS encoding MATE family efflux transporter, with translation MLSSAPPAPAPSWRREIGACAALGLPLVVTNAIEMAINLTDAAFVGRIAPEALAAVTLAMALYNVALTFGIGLTAAVSPLISAELGRTGERGPAARRVVQGGLWNAAAIVGPMWLLLWGAEPVFRALGQEPALARAAAGYLHTLQWGLLPVLVYLVLRSMLAAVERPRWAVMTGALGIVVNAGLNWGLIGGHLGLPALGMEGSALATALSNLFMAAVLASAVLRDPQLRGLRLLRGLGRPPLPACGALWRLGLPIGIGIVLETGAFAATTALVGAHDPSALPAHAIALQVASFAFMVPLGIAQAVSVRVGRAAGARDRGAAARAGWSGLMLGVGAMAVTASLMLAVPGPIIGLFLDPAEPGAAAVVRTATLLLALAGAFQIADGAQVVLAGMLRGLQDTRAPMVIAALGYWCFGVPVAALLAPRYAAPGVWVGLVAGLFAVAAMLLGRWRSRLRPGGI